A portion of the Pedobacter cryoconitis genome contains these proteins:
- a CDS encoding ATP-binding protein: MQFKEIVGQEEIKRQLIQTVVENRVSHAQLFLSAEGTGSLPLAIAYAQYINCLDKSDTDSCGVCSSCRKYARYIHPDLHFSYPFFASKDVKIAVDVLEEWRTMLLADPYVDLDIWRLRLSAENKQANINIAECHDIIKKLSYKAFEAETKVLIMWLPEYLEKEGNSLLKIIEEPPANTLFLLVANNQEHILSTLLSRTQIVKIPKLPFETVQNYLTSNHNLSEEQAATYSFLADGNLIEAKLQAAQAHNDNADVFAEWLRMGYGNKVLDLVNFVDQAASWGRENQKNFLKYGISFLRECSLLMSGADSLVKLPARTLDTAQKLSKHVLDLNMASAIITELEQAHYHIERNANPKILFLDVSLQLVKIIKFKTLPKGTQHIYN, encoded by the coding sequence ATGCAGTTTAAAGAGATCGTTGGACAAGAGGAAATAAAGCGTCAGCTGATACAAACAGTTGTTGAAAACAGGGTGAGCCATGCCCAGTTATTTCTCTCTGCGGAGGGTACGGGGTCTTTACCTCTTGCTATTGCTTATGCGCAGTACATCAATTGTTTAGATAAATCTGACACCGATAGTTGCGGGGTTTGTTCTTCTTGCCGGAAGTACGCAAGATACATTCATCCTGATTTGCATTTCTCTTATCCTTTTTTTGCATCAAAAGATGTTAAAATTGCTGTCGATGTACTGGAAGAATGGCGGACTATGCTGTTGGCAGACCCTTATGTTGATCTTGATATCTGGCGATTACGGTTAAGTGCTGAAAATAAACAGGCGAATATCAATATCGCTGAATGCCATGATATCATCAAGAAATTAAGTTATAAAGCTTTTGAAGCAGAGACCAAGGTGCTGATTATGTGGCTGCCGGAATATCTGGAAAAAGAAGGCAACTCTTTGTTGAAAATTATTGAAGAGCCACCTGCAAATACTTTATTCTTATTGGTCGCAAACAATCAGGAACATATCCTTTCTACACTGCTGTCGCGGACACAAATTGTCAAAATACCGAAGCTCCCTTTTGAAACTGTACAAAACTACCTGACCAGCAATCACAATTTGTCGGAAGAACAGGCGGCGACGTATAGTTTTCTGGCAGACGGTAATTTAATTGAAGCTAAACTGCAGGCTGCACAAGCACACAATGATAATGCAGACGTTTTTGCAGAATGGTTAAGAATGGGTTATGGGAACAAGGTGCTTGATCTGGTCAATTTCGTAGATCAGGCAGCAAGCTGGGGAAGAGAAAATCAAAAGAATTTTTTAAAGTACGGAATCAGCTTTTTAAGAGAGTGCAGTTTACTGATGAGCGGCGCAGATAGTTTAGTGAAATTACCTGCCAGGACGCTTGATACCGCACAAAAATTAAGCAAACACGTACTGGATCTGAATATGGCTTCGGCAATTATCACTGAGCTGGAGCAAGCACATTATCATATAGAACGTAACGCTAATCCTAAAATACTATTTTTAGATGTATCTTTACAATTGGTAAAAATAATCAAGTTTAAAACGCTCCCGAAAGGGACTCAACATATATACAATTAG
- the ruvX gene encoding Holliday junction resolvase RuvX, translating to MSRIIAFDYGTKRIGVAVTDPLQIIATGLDTIHPKDIVEYLKKYLLTEQVEAFVIGEPKQMDGTPSESAQHVKGFSTTLKKNFPEIPQHWIDERFTSKLAHQTIMQSGLKKQDRRNKERVDTIAATIILQYFMEEHRL from the coding sequence ATGTCCCGTATTATCGCATTTGATTATGGTACCAAACGTATCGGCGTTGCCGTTACAGATCCACTGCAAATTATTGCTACAGGACTGGATACCATACACCCAAAAGATATTGTCGAATATTTGAAAAAATATCTGCTGACTGAACAGGTAGAAGCCTTTGTTATTGGAGAGCCAAAACAAATGGATGGTACCCCGTCGGAGTCTGCGCAGCATGTAAAAGGCTTTTCTACAACCCTGAAAAAAAACTTTCCGGAGATTCCCCAACATTGGATTGATGAGCGTTTCACGTCCAAACTTGCGCATCAGACGATCATGCAAAGTGGCCTGAAAAAACAGGACCGCCGCAATAAAGAGCGGGTAGATACGATTGCTGCAACAATTATTTTACAATATTTCATGGAAGAACACCGTTTATAG
- a CDS encoding O-methyltransferase — translation MSLIKEDLQLLLLNFCEPESELLQRIDRETNLKVLMPRMLSGHYQGRVLSMLSKLITPKRILEIGTFTGYATICMAEGLAQDGIIYTLDKNMELEDRVRGYFAVSPYNSQIKYIMGDATQTINNLDETFDLVFIDADKKNNGTYYDLIFDRVRPGGLIIVDNVLWSGKVLTLQQDRDTVNISTFNDKVAGDDRVEKLILPVRDGLFIIRKK, via the coding sequence ATGAGCCTGATTAAAGAAGACTTACAACTTTTACTACTGAATTTCTGCGAACCGGAATCCGAATTGCTACAGCGGATTGACCGGGAAACTAATCTGAAGGTTTTAATGCCAAGAATGCTTTCAGGCCACTATCAGGGCCGAGTTTTAAGCATGCTCAGTAAGTTGATTACCCCTAAACGTATTCTCGAAATCGGCACTTTTACCGGCTATGCTACTATATGTATGGCAGAAGGGCTTGCCCAGGATGGGATCATTTATACTTTAGATAAAAATATGGAACTCGAAGACCGCGTTCGTGGGTATTTCGCTGTTTCACCTTACAATTCACAAATAAAATATATCATGGGTGATGCCACCCAAACCATCAATAATTTAGACGAGACTTTTGATCTTGTTTTTATTGATGCGGATAAGAAAAACAATGGGACCTATTATGATCTGATCTTTGACAGGGTAAGACCAGGTGGGTTAATCATTGTTGATAATGTGTTGTGGAGTGGAAAAGTACTAACACTTCAACAAGACAGAGATACCGTTAATATTAGTACTTTTAATGATAAAGTTGCTGGAGATGACAGGGTGGAGAAATTAATCTTACCGGTTAGGGATGGCTTGTTTATCATCAGAAAAAAATAA